In a genomic window of Lycium ferocissimum isolate CSIRO_LF1 chromosome 9, AGI_CSIRO_Lferr_CH_V1, whole genome shotgun sequence:
- the LOC132029747 gene encoding protein DUF642 L-GALACTONO-1,4-LACTONE-RESPONSIVE GENE 2-like, with amino-acid sequence MMKNSRIALLLVLLCAISNISSALIDGLLKNGNFEMPPSKADLNGTVVLKHNAIPEWSISGFVEYIKAGQKQGDMLLVVPEGYAAVRLGNEASIKQVLNVTKGMYYSLTFSAARTCAQEERINVSVTPDFGVLPIQTLYSSSGWDSYAWAFQAELSKVEILLHNPGVEEDPACGPLIDSIAIRSLYPPRATNQNLLKNGDFEEGPYIFPNTSWGVLIPPNIEDDHSPLPAWMVESLKAVKYLDSDHFSVPQGKRAVELVAGKESAIAQVARTTIGKMYQLTFKVGDASNSCEGSMIVEAFAGRDTLKVPYESKGKGGYKRAVLHFKATASRTRIMFLSTYYHTRSDDFVSLCGPVVDDVKLLSVRNHRRFL; translated from the exons ATGATGAAGAACTCAAGAATAGCACTGTTGCTGGTGCTACTGTGTGCCATTTCCAACATTTCCTCAGCCTTAATTGATG GATTGTTAAAGAATGGAAACTTCGAAATGCCCCCGTCGAAAGCGGATCTAAACGGCACGGTGGTTCTAAAGCACAACGCCATACCAGAATGGTCAATCTCCGGGTTCGTAGAGTACATAAAAGCGGGCCAAAAACAAGGTGACATGCTACTAGTCGTGCCCGAGGGCTATGCTGCGGTTCGTTTAGGAAACGAAGCGTCCATCAAGCAAGTACTGAACGTTACAAAGGGAATGTACTATTCCTTAACGTTCAGTGCTGCTAGAACTTGTGCTCAAGAGGAACGGATTAATGTATCCGTTACGCCTGATTTTGGAGTGCTGCCAATCCAGACATTGTATAGTAGCAGTGGTTGGGACTCATATGCTTGGGCATTTCAAGCTGAACTTAGCAAAGTTGAGATCTTGCTTCATAATCCCGGTGTTGAGGAAGATCCTGCTTGTGGTCCTCTCATCGATTCTATCGCCATTCGCAGTTTATATCCTCCCCGGGCCACTAATC AGAATTTATTGAAAAATGGAGACTTTGAAGAGGGTCCGTACATATTCCCAAACACAAGCTGGGGAGTGCTCATACCACCAAACATTGAAGATGACCATTCCCCTTTGCCAGCATGGATGGTTGAGTCCCTAAAGGCAGTGAAATACTTAGATTCTGACCATTTCTCAGTGCCACAGGGCAAGAGAGCCGTAGAGCTTGTTGCTGGTAAAGAAAGTGCCATTGCCCAAGTTGCAAGAACCACAATTGGCAAGATGTATCAACTTACTTTCAAAGTTGGAGATGCTAGCAACTCTTGTGAAGGCTCCATGATTGTTGAGGCCTTTGCTGGAAGGGACACACTTAAAGTACCTTATGAGTCTAAGGGGAAAGGCGGATATAAACGTGCTGTTCTTCATTTCAAGGCCACTGCTAGCCGGACTCGGATCATGTTCCTTAGCACGTACTACCACACCAGGAGCGATGATTTCGTTTCCCTCTGTGGCCCTGTCGTCGATGATGTGAAGCTCTTGAGTGTCAGGAACCATCGTCGATTCCTCTGA